One part of the Thermococcus radiotolerans genome encodes these proteins:
- a CDS encoding AAA family ATPase, with translation MRIIPRRIERALLKYTGWKMLYGRRKTGKTFLVEHFLDYDEFFFVNKDGTVHDRLSNDKMTYQEFMRLFPRLVKEKRRIVIDEFHRLPEGFLDLLHAYSTEQDSQVILVTSTMWLAQRLLSMRESPLLGIAFLVKIGLIDEREILVELSKEVKGKELIEASTYLREPMLVPAYKPPLRDFLTGFFSSSGSFVSELVGETFNEEGHELTRVYLGIMMEVANGKGTSTELSSALFSRGLLKKDNPGTLQKYLTILTKMGILRKFLVQGKRRKKFVYRHASPLLDLHFYLEGKYAYTELETSVEFIRKAVDYKLPRHVEDFIADLLAKAYGLRRVSVELPELELDVALQGFNRLELVGEVKWKERVKREELRKIEEKLSRFDCRRVLVVPSEDVLEREPEGIEVLTPEDLVEIARESLEKTLKSEGEE, from the coding sequence ATGAGAATAATTCCTCGAAGAATTGAACGTGCCCTCCTAAAATACACCGGCTGGAAGATGCTCTATGGAAGGAGAAAGACGGGCAAGACCTTCCTCGTTGAGCACTTCCTCGACTACGACGAGTTCTTCTTCGTGAACAAGGACGGCACTGTCCACGACAGGCTGAGCAACGACAAAATGACCTATCAGGAGTTCATGAGGCTCTTTCCAAGGCTGGTTAAAGAAAAGAGAAGAATCGTCATCGACGAGTTCCACCGCCTTCCCGAGGGCTTCCTCGACCTCCTGCATGCCTACTCCACGGAGCAGGACAGTCAGGTGATACTCGTAACCTCAACCATGTGGCTCGCCCAAAGGCTGCTCTCGATGAGAGAAAGCCCTCTCCTCGGGATAGCTTTCCTCGTGAAAATCGGACTCATAGACGAGCGCGAAATTCTGGTGGAGCTGTCGAAGGAAGTGAAGGGTAAGGAGCTGATAGAGGCGTCCACCTACCTGAGAGAGCCCATGCTCGTGCCTGCCTACAAACCCCCGCTGAGGGACTTTTTAACCGGCTTCTTTTCGTCCTCCGGCTCCTTCGTGAGCGAGCTCGTTGGCGAGACCTTCAATGAAGAAGGCCACGAGCTGACGAGGGTTTACCTCGGGATAATGATGGAAGTCGCCAACGGAAAGGGGACGAGCACTGAGCTTTCTTCAGCGTTGTTTTCCCGCGGCCTGCTGAAGAAGGACAACCCCGGGACGCTCCAGAAGTATCTCACAATCCTCACGAAGATGGGCATCCTGCGCAAGTTCCTGGTTCAGGGCAAGAGACGCAAAAAGTTCGTTTACAGGCACGCCTCACCCCTCCTCGACCTGCACTTCTACCTTGAGGGCAAGTACGCCTACACGGAGCTTGAAACGTCTGTGGAGTTCATAAGAAAGGCGGTAGACTACAAGCTCCCGAGGCACGTTGAGGACTTTATAGCTGACTTACTGGCCAAGGCTTACGGCCTGAGAAGGGTCAGCGTGGAGCTCCCGGAACTTGAGCTTGACGTTGCTTTACAGGGGTTCAACAGGCTCGAACTGGTTGGAGAGGTCAAGTGGAAGGAGCGGGTGAAGAGGGAAGAGCTGCGGAAGATTGAGGAGAAGCTCTCCCGCTTCGACTGCCGCAGAGTGCTCGTGGTTCCGAGCGAAGACGTCCTTGAGCGTGAGCCCGAAGGAATAGAGGTTTTAACCCCTGAAGACCTGGTGGAAATCGCGAGGGAGAGCCTCGAGAAGACGTTAAAATCTGAAGGAGAAGAGTAA
- a CDS encoding inorganic phosphate transporter, producing the protein MITALFMAWAIGANDSAKAVGTAVGSGVLGFKRAVLIIGIFTTLGVFLGGSGVSGTVSGLAEGMSAGEVGLVLFSAASAVTLASLWGRPISTTQSIIGGLVGASLALGLPVDWWTVGRIASAWVLSPIVAALFAVAVYRLYKPLLRRIKCLRNLELTQKWLVFTAAAFSAFNLGANELSNVAGVMEGLGIDGPFKLLLALTLTLGALTFSYDVMMTVGRDISPLGPTSAFSSQFGASLAVSAANLIGLPVSSGQAIVGAISGLGLYKGERVNLKLLVGIVKGWVIAPVFAGAISYVLITFLA; encoded by the coding sequence ATGATAACGGCGCTCTTCATGGCGTGGGCGATAGGCGCAAACGACAGCGCAAAGGCCGTCGGAACGGCCGTTGGCTCAGGCGTACTCGGCTTCAAGAGAGCCGTGCTCATCATAGGGATATTCACCACTCTAGGGGTCTTCCTTGGAGGTTCCGGCGTTTCCGGAACGGTCTCCGGGCTCGCCGAGGGCATGTCCGCGGGCGAGGTCGGACTCGTCCTTTTCAGCGCCGCCTCTGCAGTAACCCTCGCGAGCCTCTGGGGAAGGCCGATCTCAACGACCCAGTCCATAATAGGCGGTCTCGTCGGAGCTTCCCTCGCCCTCGGACTGCCAGTTGACTGGTGGACGGTTGGCAGAATAGCATCGGCGTGGGTTCTCTCACCGATCGTCGCCGCTCTCTTCGCGGTGGCGGTCTACAGGCTCTACAAGCCTCTGCTGAGAAGGATAAAGTGTCTGCGGAACCTCGAGCTGACCCAGAAGTGGCTCGTCTTCACCGCGGCGGCATTTTCGGCCTTCAACCTCGGCGCCAACGAGCTTTCGAACGTGGCCGGAGTGATGGAAGGCCTCGGAATAGACGGTCCGTTTAAGCTCCTCCTGGCGCTTACCCTAACCCTGGGAGCGCTGACCTTCAGTTACGACGTGATGATGACGGTTGGAAGGGACATCTCGCCCCTCGGGCCAACCTCGGCCTTTTCAAGCCAGTTCGGGGCATCTCTGGCCGTCAGCGCGGCCAACCTGATAGGCCTGCCCGTCAGCTCGGGTCAGGCCATAGTTGGGGCCATAAGCGGTCTGGGCCTCTACAAGGGCGAGCGCGTGAACCTCAAACTCCTCGTGGGAATCGTGAAGGGCTGGGTAATCGCGCCGGTTTTCGCGGGTGCGATATCCTACGTTCTCATAACGTTCTTAGCTTAG
- a CDS encoding SPFH domain-containing protein, which translates to MVQVIEWVNPGEDEIIWRYPNEVIKWGAQLIVHEYEVAVFMRDGKIYDVLGPGRHTLTTQNLPLLYRLVGGSNSPFKATVIFVSMKQFQGRYGGETQTRELAPVKYYGVYWFKVADPVLFITEVVGGQSLYDTSDVTKFIRAYFNEGMMKHLSAYSIVDLFQNLDMVSTQVKVKLMEDFRRLGLELVDVKIEGVNTTDEWRQRLFWIMQTGNAQAVMQMDTAKQVAAELGKSEGAGLGTGMVIMPQLLQQPAQPAQPAQPYAGGGVPPAGYQNPQQPAQQAAPAAQQQEICPYCGKPIPPGARFCPYCGHEIKRCPNGHIVPEGAKFCPVCGAKIE; encoded by the coding sequence ATGGTTCAGGTCATAGAATGGGTTAACCCCGGAGAGGACGAGATAATCTGGCGCTACCCCAACGAGGTCATAAAGTGGGGTGCCCAGCTGATAGTCCATGAGTACGAGGTTGCCGTCTTCATGCGCGACGGCAAAATCTACGATGTCCTCGGGCCGGGAAGGCATACGCTGACTACGCAGAACCTACCCCTCCTCTACAGGCTCGTCGGCGGTTCAAACAGTCCATTCAAAGCCACCGTAATCTTCGTCAGCATGAAGCAGTTCCAGGGGCGCTACGGTGGGGAGACGCAGACGAGAGAATTGGCGCCAGTCAAGTACTACGGCGTCTACTGGTTTAAAGTGGCAGACCCCGTGCTCTTCATCACCGAGGTCGTCGGCGGCCAGAGCCTCTACGACACGAGCGACGTCACCAAGTTCATCAGGGCATACTTCAACGAGGGCATGATGAAGCACCTCAGCGCTTACTCGATAGTTGACCTCTTCCAGAACCTCGACATGGTCAGCACGCAGGTAAAGGTCAAACTCATGGAGGACTTCCGCAGGCTCGGTCTTGAGCTGGTCGATGTCAAGATTGAGGGCGTCAACACCACCGACGAGTGGCGCCAGAGGCTCTTCTGGATAATGCAGACCGGCAACGCTCAGGCTGTCATGCAGATGGACACGGCAAAGCAGGTTGCCGCTGAGCTTGGAAAGAGCGAAGGCGCCGGCCTCGGCACGGGAATGGTGATAATGCCCCAGCTCCTCCAGCAACCTGCTCAGCCCGCACAGCCGGCCCAGCCCTACGCCGGTGGAGGCGTCCCGCCGGCCGGATATCAGAACCCACAGCAACCAGCCCAGCAGGCGGCTCCTGCGGCACAGCAACAGGAGATATGTCCTTATTGTGGCAAACCGATTCCACCGGGGGCGAGGTTCTGCCCCTACTGCGGCCATGAGATAAAGCGCTGCCCCAACGGGCACATAGTTCCGGAAGGGGCGAAGTTCTGCCCCGTCTGCGGTGCGAAGATTGAGTGA
- the serK gene encoding L-serine kinase SerK — protein sequence MGVEKVPKYDIPTKKVDYVFIELDKMKPHEQLVQKELEAFIESVTGSGIFWKPMLLAKVPGEDMYLIVDGHHRWAGLQKLGAKKAPSVILDYFSDDVKVYTWYPAFKGSLEEVLERLKAEGLEVIEDPEAEEKAERGEIAFALVGEKSFSIPGGLEEQKKVSKVLDEMSVEGKIELIYYGLKEDAREDMGKGEIDYVFIRKAPSKEEVMELVKRGEVYSPKTTRHVLPFNPDKIDVKLEELF from the coding sequence ATGGGAGTTGAAAAGGTCCCGAAGTACGACATTCCCACCAAGAAGGTTGACTACGTTTTTATCGAGCTCGACAAGATGAAGCCCCACGAGCAGCTCGTTCAGAAGGAGCTTGAGGCCTTCATCGAGAGTGTTACCGGTAGTGGAATCTTCTGGAAGCCCATGCTCCTTGCCAAGGTTCCCGGTGAGGACATGTATCTCATCGTTGACGGTCACCACCGCTGGGCCGGCCTCCAGAAGCTCGGTGCCAAGAAGGCTCCGTCCGTCATCCTCGACTACTTCAGCGACGATGTCAAGGTCTACACCTGGTACCCGGCCTTCAAGGGAAGCCTCGAGGAGGTTCTCGAGAGGCTCAAGGCCGAGGGGCTCGAGGTCATCGAGGACCCGGAGGCCGAGGAGAAGGCCGAGAGGGGCGAGATAGCCTTTGCCCTCGTCGGCGAGAAGAGCTTCTCCATCCCCGGCGGACTCGAAGAGCAGAAGAAGGTCAGCAAGGTTCTCGACGAGATGAGCGTCGAGGGTAAAATCGAGCTCATCTACTACGGCCTCAAGGAAGACGCCAGGGAGGACATGGGTAAGGGCGAGATCGACTACGTCTTCATCAGGAAGGCCCCGAGCAAAGAAGAGGTCATGGAGCTCGTCAAGCGCGGCGAGGTCTACTCCCCGAAGACCACCAGGCACGTCCTGCCATTCAACCCGGACAAGATCGACGTCAAGCTTGAGGAGCTGTTCTGA
- a CDS encoding DUF763 domain-containing protein — protein sequence MRNVADLPLHGGHVPAWLAQRMRKLTRLVLILAVEEYGTKGLLERLSDPVWFQAFNNVIGMDWDSSGSTTVTAGMIKDALWREELGVKAAGGKGKKSRATPEELKTIAEVYELDPEPYVRTSRLVAKVDTVALQTGYQLYHHVFFLDEEGNWAVIQQGMNEAERMARRFHWFDAETFTLDPHKAISGLKREFALNTVSKESREYQKTLLDVVQEKPGKIERELESLKAIAKGYRPLVYYKPRDVDEVSLLKRYESLGRFELNRKALEFARELSVNNYEEFLLLKGLGPSTLRALSLVLELVYDVHPSWKDPVTHPPDPFKFTYAVGGKDRVPFPIDKPAYDELISFLEELVSRHPEEKALVRNVTKITKNWKFPEGEKRPT from the coding sequence ATGAGAAACGTAGCGGATTTGCCCCTCCACGGCGGTCACGTTCCGGCGTGGCTGGCCCAGAGGATGAGGAAGCTCACCCGGTTAGTGCTGATTCTGGCGGTCGAGGAGTACGGAACGAAGGGTCTCCTTGAAAGGCTCTCCGACCCGGTCTGGTTCCAGGCCTTCAACAACGTCATCGGAATGGACTGGGACTCCTCGGGTTCAACCACAGTGACGGCTGGCATGATAAAGGACGCCCTCTGGAGGGAGGAGCTGGGGGTTAAAGCTGCAGGCGGGAAGGGCAAAAAGAGCCGGGCAACACCGGAGGAGCTGAAAACCATAGCCGAAGTTTACGAACTCGATCCAGAACCGTACGTGAGAACCTCGAGGCTGGTCGCGAAGGTGGACACCGTCGCCCTCCAGACCGGCTACCAGCTCTACCACCATGTCTTCTTCCTCGATGAGGAGGGCAACTGGGCGGTGATACAGCAGGGCATGAACGAGGCCGAGAGGATGGCAAGGCGCTTCCACTGGTTCGACGCTGAGACCTTCACCCTCGATCCCCACAAGGCCATCTCCGGGCTTAAGAGGGAGTTCGCCCTCAACACGGTCTCGAAGGAGTCGAGGGAGTACCAGAAGACGCTCCTCGACGTGGTGCAGGAAAAGCCGGGAAAGATAGAGCGTGAGCTGGAGAGCCTGAAAGCCATAGCCAAAGGCTACCGTCCGCTCGTTTACTACAAGCCCCGCGACGTCGATGAGGTCTCTCTGCTGAAGCGCTACGAGAGCCTCGGAAGGTTCGAGCTGAACAGAAAAGCCCTGGAATTCGCCCGTGAGCTGAGCGTGAATAACTACGAGGAGTTCCTCCTTCTGAAGGGCCTCGGCCCGAGCACTTTGAGAGCATTATCGCTCGTCCTTGAGCTGGTCTACGACGTCCACCCGAGCTGGAAGGATCCAGTAACTCACCCGCCAGATCCGTTCAAGTTCACCTACGCCGTCGGCGGCAAGGACCGCGTTCCCTTCCCGATAGACAAGCCCGCCTACGATGAACTCATCTCCTTCCTCGAGGAGCTCGTCTCAAGACACCCGGAGGAGAAAGCCCTCGTGAGAAACGTGACGAAGATAACCAAAAACTGGAAGTTCCCGGAGGGGGAGAAGAGGCCAACCTAA
- a CDS encoding AEC family transporter produces MNIAEMLALIAVGYVLKRLVKSEKPFNYLRILVNDFLLALFIFGNVASKDLNYLLSIKTVFLYVFLIISISLGFSYIYGRVVLKNDPWAGALMVLSVYPNTAALGFPIASLFLDDITPAILYSTTNSMIVIPIVTFIAAHYSSGGASVKDSFIKALKFPPTVANLVALALVIAGVHLPTQILEPIRTVGWLSIPLLIIYFGSRITLKSFDWRKLAEVGAFRIAIPFTFVFLTLRWAAPGVFYSVLVEASMPPAIAANAILAQYCLKAEEAISVTFVLTLLVIGLFMVLSALMG; encoded by the coding sequence ATGAACATCGCCGAGATGCTCGCCCTCATAGCGGTCGGCTACGTCCTCAAGAGGCTGGTTAAATCGGAGAAACCCTTCAACTACCTCCGAATCCTTGTGAACGACTTTCTCCTCGCCCTGTTCATCTTCGGAAACGTGGCGAGCAAGGACCTGAACTACCTCCTGAGCATAAAGACTGTCTTCCTCTACGTCTTCCTGATAATCTCGATAAGCCTCGGGTTTTCGTACATCTACGGCCGTGTCGTCCTTAAGAACGACCCCTGGGCCGGTGCGCTGATGGTTCTCTCAGTCTACCCCAACACGGCCGCCCTCGGCTTTCCGATAGCGAGCCTCTTCCTCGACGACATAACGCCGGCCATACTCTACTCCACGACCAACTCGATGATAGTCATCCCAATCGTCACCTTCATAGCGGCCCACTACTCCAGCGGCGGCGCGAGCGTTAAGGACAGCTTCATCAAGGCCCTCAAGTTCCCGCCGACGGTGGCGAACCTCGTCGCTCTTGCACTTGTCATAGCCGGCGTTCATCTTCCTACCCAAATCCTTGAGCCGATAAGAACCGTCGGCTGGCTCAGCATTCCCCTGCTTATCATCTACTTCGGCTCGCGGATAACGCTGAAGAGTTTCGACTGGCGCAAGCTCGCAGAGGTCGGGGCCTTCAGGATAGCGATTCCATTCACCTTTGTTTTTCTCACCCTCCGGTGGGCGGCCCCGGGCGTCTTCTACTCGGTCCTCGTCGAGGCCTCGATGCCCCCGGCCATAGCGGCCAACGCGATTCTAGCCCAGTACTGCCTGAAGGCCGAGGAGGCTATAAGCGTCACCTTCGTGCTGACCCTGCTCGTCATAGGGCTCTTCATGGTTCTCAGCGCGCTGATGGGCTGA
- a CDS encoding AAA family ATPase, with protein sequence MYFDERPKARREDLYDRERELEELLNSISSRKPLILLKGIRRLGKTSLLRVALNEAKLPHVIVDLRGVNPNSRRDLYLRFQAALNEYLSKNAPLLKRLKDKIRLIDGVRISGVGVSLSWKNPETLYSLISALESEGFVIAFDEVQEIRGPAGKELASLIAHFYDYGETSFILTGSEIGLLYEFIGIEDPTAPLYGRVFHEIELSRFSREQSIDFLRKGFEQAGIEAPDEILEDAVNRLDGIVGWLVKFGIISLREGLGKKTVDIVLEEASKMALGELDRFLEKRPLARKRYLTILHAIARGRNTWSELKTELEKAEKREITDATLARLLDALLKASFIEKNVNGRNITYHIADPVLEFALQR encoded by the coding sequence TTGTACTTCGATGAGAGACCCAAGGCCAGGAGAGAGGACCTATATGACAGGGAGAGGGAGTTAGAAGAGCTACTGAACTCCATAAGCTCACGGAAGCCCCTTATACTGCTCAAAGGGATACGCAGGCTTGGGAAGACCTCCCTCCTAAGGGTGGCCCTCAACGAAGCGAAACTCCCTCACGTTATAGTTGACCTTAGGGGAGTGAACCCCAACTCAAGGCGCGACCTCTACCTCCGCTTTCAGGCGGCACTCAACGAATACCTCTCGAAAAACGCGCCCCTCCTCAAAAGATTGAAGGACAAGATAAGGCTCATAGACGGCGTGAGGATCTCCGGTGTGGGAGTCTCGCTCTCGTGGAAAAACCCCGAAACGTTGTATTCCCTGATTTCTGCCCTTGAAAGCGAGGGGTTTGTAATAGCGTTCGATGAGGTTCAGGAGATTAGAGGGCCGGCTGGAAAGGAGCTGGCTTCATTAATAGCCCATTTCTATGACTACGGAGAGACGAGCTTCATATTGACCGGGAGTGAGATTGGACTGCTCTATGAATTCATAGGTATTGAGGACCCCACTGCTCCCCTCTATGGGAGGGTTTTTCACGAGATAGAGCTTTCACGGTTCTCAAGAGAGCAGAGCATCGATTTTCTACGTAAAGGCTTTGAACAGGCAGGGATAGAAGCCCCCGATGAAATTCTGGAAGATGCAGTCAACAGGCTTGACGGCATAGTTGGATGGCTCGTTAAGTTTGGGATAATCTCCCTCAGAGAAGGACTGGGCAAAAAAACGGTAGATATAGTTCTTGAAGAGGCTTCAAAGATGGCTTTGGGGGAGCTTGACCGCTTCCTTGAGAAGAGACCCCTCGCAAGAAAGCGATATTTGACGATTCTCCATGCAATAGCCCGCGGAAGGAACACTTGGAGCGAGTTGAAGACGGAACTCGAAAAAGCGGAAAAGCGCGAGATAACGGATGCAACCCTTGCAAGACTCCTCGACGCCCTCCTAAAGGCCTCGTTTATAGAGAAAAATGTCAACGGCAGGAATATTACCTACCACATAGCCGACCCCGTACTTGAATTTGCACTGCAGAGATAA
- the tgtA gene encoding tRNA guanosine(15) transglycosylase TgtA: protein MVEFKFEVKARDAAGRIGKLTVNGKTIETPAIMPVINPKQLIVTPRELKEMGFGMVITNSYIIYKTPELREKALDVGIHRLLDYDGIIEVDSGSFQLMRYGGVDVTNREIIEFQERIGVDIGTFLDIPTPPDAPREKAEEDLRITLERAKEAEEVKNIAMNAAVQGSTYPDLRTHAARELSKMNFEIHPVGAVVPLMESYRYRDLVDVVIASKLGLRPDRPVHLFGAGHPMIFALAVAMGIDLFDSASYALYAKDDRYLTPEGTKRLEELEYFPCSCPVCSRYTPQELREMPKEERTRLLALHNLWVIREELNRVKQAIKEGTLWELVDERARSHPKMFAAYKRLLEYRDYLERNEPVTKASAFFKVSEEAMSWPIVQRAKERAERVAQKFPERVNHPIFGEIPKYLSLSYPFAQSEGEEDFTITKPAKGEARSYIMAIAEYQFGEGAGEAFKDAFVELSRKTGMPRQIKAKGKHLATFRAEDGLLTLGIEGAGRLHEVLPFPRMRVVVNEDAEPFARKGKNVFAKFVVDADPAIRSYDEVLVVNENDELLATGQTLLNGEELKTFQSGLAVKVRRGVGK from the coding sequence ATGGTCGAGTTTAAGTTCGAGGTCAAGGCGAGAGACGCCGCCGGAAGGATAGGAAAGCTGACCGTTAACGGAAAAACGATAGAGACACCGGCGATAATGCCGGTCATCAACCCAAAGCAGCTGATAGTGACGCCGAGGGAACTCAAGGAGATGGGCTTTGGAATGGTGATCACCAACTCGTACATCATATACAAGACGCCCGAGCTCAGGGAGAAAGCCCTCGATGTGGGAATCCACAGGCTCCTCGACTACGACGGCATAATCGAGGTTGACTCCGGCTCCTTCCAGCTCATGCGCTACGGCGGCGTGGACGTTACGAACCGCGAAATTATCGAGTTTCAGGAGAGAATTGGCGTTGACATAGGCACATTCCTCGACATTCCGACTCCACCGGATGCTCCGAGGGAGAAAGCAGAGGAAGACCTTAGGATAACCCTCGAAAGGGCGAAGGAAGCCGAAGAGGTCAAGAACATCGCGATGAATGCCGCCGTTCAGGGTTCAACGTACCCGGATCTGAGAACCCACGCCGCGAGGGAGCTTAGCAAGATGAACTTCGAGATTCACCCGGTAGGGGCAGTCGTTCCGCTGATGGAGAGCTACCGCTATCGCGATTTGGTGGACGTTGTAATAGCCTCAAAACTCGGTTTAAGGCCCGACAGACCGGTTCACCTCTTCGGTGCAGGACACCCGATGATCTTCGCTTTAGCGGTCGCGATGGGAATCGACCTCTTCGACTCGGCGAGCTATGCCCTCTACGCAAAGGACGACCGCTACCTGACGCCCGAGGGCACCAAGAGGCTCGAAGAGCTTGAGTACTTTCCCTGCTCCTGCCCGGTCTGCTCCCGCTACACTCCGCAGGAGCTCCGCGAGATGCCGAAGGAAGAGAGAACGAGGCTTTTAGCTCTTCACAACCTCTGGGTGATCCGCGAGGAGCTCAACCGGGTCAAGCAGGCGATAAAGGAGGGAACACTCTGGGAGCTCGTCGATGAGCGTGCCCGCTCCCACCCGAAGATGTTCGCCGCCTACAAAAGACTGCTGGAGTACAGGGACTACCTTGAGAGGAACGAGCCGGTGACCAAGGCGAGTGCCTTCTTCAAGGTGAGCGAGGAAGCGATGAGCTGGCCGATCGTCCAGCGCGCCAAAGAGAGGGCCGAGCGTGTTGCTCAAAAATTCCCGGAGAGAGTAAACCACCCAATCTTCGGAGAGATTCCGAAGTACCTCAGCCTCAGCTATCCCTTCGCCCAGAGCGAGGGCGAGGAGGACTTCACCATAACCAAGCCCGCCAAGGGAGAAGCGAGGAGCTACATCATGGCCATAGCGGAGTACCAGTTCGGGGAAGGTGCCGGAGAAGCGTTCAAGGATGCCTTTGTCGAGCTTTCCCGGAAGACTGGCATGCCGAGGCAGATAAAGGCCAAAGGCAAGCACCTCGCGACCTTCAGGGCTGAGGACGGCCTTCTGACCCTCGGCATCGAAGGTGCCGGAAGGCTCCACGAGGTTCTGCCGTTCCCGAGGATGCGCGTTGTGGTTAACGAAGACGCGGAGCCCTTCGCGAGGAAGGGCAAGAACGTCTTCGCCAAGTTCGTGGTCGATGCCGACCCGGCTATACGGTCTTACGACGAGGTTCTGGTGGTGAACGAGAACGACGAACTCCTCGCGACCGGTCAGACTCTCCTCAACGGCGAGGAGCTGAAGACCTTCCAGAGCGGCCTCGCCGTGAAGGTTCGCAGGGGCGTCGGGAAGTAG
- a CDS encoding HAD family hydrolase: MLKGLIFDVDETLVYYEGYDHREWYEKWVMPALRERGIELDYETYRKTVTGELPRSYIESFGINHVEFWKIVDGVNLEYRRWMAERGKIRPFPDVDALGELKAMGLRLAAVSNASQECTEFVLNLFDLRKHFEVVYGKDYSNLDGVKPSPYLVEKALKALNLKPREALMIGDSRHDVLAGKRAGMKVVNVTRFDKIEGADYYVSDLRELVGLVRKML, translated from the coding sequence ATGCTCAAAGGATTGATATTCGACGTTGACGAGACCCTTGTTTACTACGAGGGCTACGACCACAGGGAATGGTATGAGAAGTGGGTTATGCCGGCCCTTCGGGAGCGAGGCATCGAGCTGGACTACGAGACCTACAGAAAGACCGTAACCGGCGAGCTGCCGAGGAGCTACATTGAGAGCTTCGGCATAAACCACGTGGAGTTCTGGAAAATTGTCGACGGCGTGAACCTTGAGTACCGCCGGTGGATGGCCGAACGGGGAAAAATACGGCCCTTCCCAGACGTTGATGCCCTTGGAGAGCTGAAGGCGATGGGTCTGAGGCTCGCCGCAGTGAGCAACGCCTCCCAGGAATGCACGGAGTTCGTTTTGAACCTCTTCGATCTGAGAAAACACTTCGAGGTTGTTTACGGAAAGGACTATTCAAATCTGGACGGCGTCAAGCCTAGCCCTTATCTCGTTGAAAAGGCCCTGAAAGCCCTCAATCTGAAGCCGAGGGAAGCGCTGATGATAGGCGACAGCCGTCACGATGTGCTCGCTGGAAAGCGCGCCGGCATGAAGGTGGTTAACGTAACTCGCTTTGATAAAATCGAGGGTGCCGACTACTACGTAAGTGACCTCCGGGAGCTTGTGGGGCTGGTAAGAAAAATGCTGTAG
- a CDS encoding M42 family metallopeptidase, with protein MERMIEILREILEIPSPTGYTKEVMAYIAGLLNENGVKTYFTNKGALIAGNHPEPELVIAAHVDTLGAMVKGILSNGHLSFTRVGGLHLPAFEGEYCTIITRSGKKYRGTLLLKNPSVHVNKEAGKKERKEENMYIRLDELVEKKEDTEKLGIRPGDFIAFDPKFEYVNGFVKAHFLDDKASAAVMIDLMLDLGAKTLEKLPVAFFFSPYEEVGHGGSAGYPRSMKELLVVDMGVVGDGVAGKETAVSIAAKDSSGPYDYEMTTKLIELAEKHEIPHVVDVFPYYGSDGSAALRAGWDVRVALIGQGVHASHGMERTHVKGMLATKDLIRAYIEDRFGV; from the coding sequence ATGGAAAGGATGATTGAGATTCTCAGGGAAATTTTAGAGATACCGTCCCCAACGGGCTACACGAAAGAGGTTATGGCCTACATAGCTGGACTCCTCAACGAAAACGGCGTGAAAACCTACTTCACCAACAAGGGTGCCCTGATAGCGGGCAACCATCCGGAGCCGGAGCTCGTCATAGCGGCCCACGTTGACACCCTCGGCGCGATGGTTAAGGGGATCCTGTCGAACGGGCACCTGAGCTTCACGAGGGTAGGCGGCCTCCACCTTCCTGCCTTCGAGGGCGAGTACTGCACGATAATCACCCGCTCGGGGAAGAAGTACCGCGGAACGCTTCTCCTCAAGAACCCCAGCGTCCACGTCAACAAGGAGGCCGGAAAGAAGGAGCGCAAGGAGGAGAACATGTACATCCGCCTGGACGAGCTGGTAGAGAAGAAGGAAGACACAGAGAAGCTCGGCATAAGGCCTGGTGACTTCATAGCCTTCGATCCGAAGTTCGAGTACGTCAACGGCTTCGTTAAAGCTCACTTCCTCGACGACAAGGCGAGCGCCGCGGTGATGATAGACCTGATGCTCGATTTAGGTGCCAAGACCCTTGAAAAGCTCCCGGTGGCGTTCTTCTTCTCGCCCTACGAGGAGGTCGGGCACGGCGGTTCGGCAGGCTATCCAAGGAGCATGAAGGAGCTCCTCGTCGTCGACATGGGCGTCGTCGGCGATGGCGTCGCGGGCAAGGAAACCGCGGTATCGATAGCGGCCAAGGATTCGAGCGGTCCGTACGACTACGAGATGACGACTAAACTCATCGAGCTGGCCGAGAAGCACGAGATTCCCCACGTCGTAGACGTCTTCCCCTACTACGGCTCCGACGGCTCGGCAGCGCTCAGGGCAGGCTGGGACGTTCGCGTGGCTTTGATAGGCCAGGGCGTCCACGCAAGCCACGGCATGGAGAGGACGCACGTCAAGGGTATGCTCGCGACGAAGGACCTCATCAGGGCCTACATCGAAGACAGGTTCGGCGTTTGA